Proteins from one Natrinema versiforme genomic window:
- a CDS encoding winged-helix domain-containing protein — protein MSQGRDDAGRFEESVTEQDILKVFDYEDDPVLTAPEVADGLRRFGKQITPEGVRNRLGEMDEKGLVSRKKLGARAVGWWAEVAPELDSTTANTIDSRKESDEWEEL, from the coding sequence ATGAGCCAAGGACGCGATGACGCGGGCCGATTTGAGGAGTCTGTTACTGAACAAGATATCCTCAAAGTATTCGACTACGAGGATGATCCAGTCCTCACAGCGCCAGAAGTTGCTGACGGCCTTCGGCGGTTTGGGAAGCAAATTACCCCAGAAGGGGTCCGAAACCGGCTCGGAGAAATGGACGAGAAAGGGCTCGTAAGCCGCAAAAAGCTCGGTGCGAGAGCTGTGGGATGGTGGGCAGAGGTTGCCCCCGAATTAGATTCTACCACTGCCAACACTATTGACTCGAGAAAGGAGTCTGACGAGTGGGAGGAATTGTAG
- a CDS encoding VirB4 family type IV secretion system protein: MSSNTADSEYNARKIHQSLGGTTAFFQGYTIGELMLFLTVAFVTVIAATFVPSALTIPILGFGIMLTILLFLLHKVKPDYLWLTEWLVARFGWAIKNKEYTHGGEDNSEVRYLTRLNRVYPHAIERTDDALVGAMKVEPANMALEDDEAWAKAVQSLSEFVNSTVDFPVKIYITSREIDEDDVVREHQNRLGDTDVRSRPVLKRLLEEYVAANTNENGDIDSETTTIREYYLITAVTDSDIEQFDETGDSVLAYLADVPVLGRLFGRFQSDELSESKRDQLKEEKLESRLAQLRRGGSSLYRCSISPVDAYDLARVTKEYWTCQSQDYADMTSAIGTFPVVSHGISDGVPATPDPEDVLDSMDDSSDEAADWEYSLEDLDEEDTANEPSISNADRLPDTSTMYQSVVAPSSIDWETTYAVINDETFVRTFWIEQFPEEPSDGLLERLLLETELQTDLSIHLDPFDSQSAQDMMADWISDLKINQHDSNSLKAEDLQDDIDQAKYMRSLVRANKASFYRGGVFIRLAAESQQELENQTTRLRSIIKDAPANCTLKVASRWQERGLATTSPLGRNELGRDRMSTLTNQAIGAMFPFSSNYQMMDDGIEYGYHGHNGSPIRINPWNLETGHSELVVGMPGAGKTFGGIMRHLRMMKRRTDTMLVLVDPVGGFRGIADALNAKTISVGGDTKLNPLEIRQTPQHVLESSDGVSPLSAKKDEVYAVLENFLNARDIELGAETGVLSYVIDEAYRQAGIVEDDVSTHTSENSPTMQDVHRILCDIAENPDEHNIAASESARERAAQYADELAIAFQPFREGGSYENLSHRSEIDILEGDNKVVYIDLGQIEGSASGIDRQTFLMQLLLSTIYQQAKNTQRNVELAIDEAHYLFEDQANLDFLETAFRHQRHAGLRMVLLSQTAQEFYETKQAEKIIGMCPIKVFHKLPELDDRTADKIGLTKEQRQYVRGADAGKADLGYSQALVRVEEHGTYPLHVVADEFEKRVIDYEPADQAFIQQAMNDESAELLAFEEFVETEAQQNALATRLDITAETASKLLEEDLTKTEVLDAVVEQALETETDSEEAPIQTDGGASAPEQRTTEPEYDH; this comes from the coding sequence ATGAGCTCGAATACAGCAGATAGCGAGTACAACGCACGGAAAATTCATCAATCACTGGGTGGCACGACAGCGTTCTTCCAGGGCTACACGATCGGCGAGCTCATGTTGTTTCTGACGGTGGCGTTCGTCACCGTCATCGCAGCAACATTCGTTCCCTCTGCACTGACGATCCCGATTCTCGGATTCGGGATCATGCTCACAATCCTTCTCTTCCTCCTCCATAAGGTCAAACCCGACTACCTCTGGCTCACCGAGTGGCTCGTCGCTCGATTCGGCTGGGCGATCAAAAACAAGGAGTACACGCACGGTGGCGAGGACAATAGCGAAGTTCGCTATCTGACCCGTCTCAATCGGGTGTATCCACACGCCATCGAACGCACCGATGACGCACTCGTCGGGGCGATGAAAGTCGAACCGGCGAATATGGCCCTCGAGGACGACGAGGCTTGGGCGAAGGCCGTGCAGTCACTTTCAGAGTTCGTCAATTCGACTGTCGACTTCCCCGTGAAGATCTACATCACCAGCCGCGAAATCGACGAAGACGACGTCGTTCGCGAACACCAAAATCGACTTGGCGATACTGACGTTCGTTCGCGGCCAGTCCTGAAACGCCTCCTCGAGGAGTACGTTGCTGCCAACACGAATGAAAATGGGGATATCGACTCTGAAACAACGACAATCCGAGAGTACTATCTCATCACTGCGGTGACCGACAGCGACATCGAACAGTTCGATGAAACCGGTGATAGTGTACTGGCCTATCTCGCAGATGTACCAGTTCTCGGGCGACTCTTCGGTCGCTTTCAGTCTGACGAATTGAGTGAGTCCAAGCGCGACCAACTCAAAGAAGAGAAACTCGAATCGCGCCTCGCGCAACTCCGCCGAGGTGGGTCGTCGTTATACCGGTGTTCGATTAGCCCCGTCGACGCGTATGACCTCGCTCGAGTCACGAAGGAGTACTGGACGTGCCAATCGCAAGACTATGCTGATATGACGAGCGCGATTGGGACGTTCCCAGTCGTCTCTCACGGCATCAGCGATGGTGTGCCAGCGACGCCAGATCCAGAGGATGTCCTTGATTCGATGGACGACAGTAGTGACGAAGCTGCGGACTGGGAGTACTCCCTTGAGGATCTCGATGAAGAAGACACTGCTAACGAACCGTCGATTTCCAACGCGGATCGTCTGCCGGACACGTCGACGATGTACCAGTCAGTGGTTGCCCCGTCGTCGATCGATTGGGAGACGACCTACGCCGTGATCAACGACGAGACGTTCGTTCGCACCTTCTGGATCGAACAGTTCCCCGAAGAGCCATCCGATGGACTTCTCGAGCGACTCTTACTCGAGACAGAGCTGCAGACGGATCTCAGCATCCATCTCGATCCGTTCGATAGCCAATCGGCCCAGGACATGATGGCCGACTGGATTTCGGACTTGAAGATCAACCAGCACGACTCGAACAGTCTCAAAGCCGAAGATCTGCAAGACGATATCGATCAGGCGAAGTACATGCGGTCGCTCGTCCGAGCGAACAAAGCGTCGTTCTATCGGGGTGGTGTGTTCATTCGCCTCGCTGCCGAGAGTCAGCAAGAACTCGAGAATCAGACGACTCGATTGCGCTCGATCATCAAGGACGCACCAGCAAACTGTACGCTGAAAGTCGCGAGTCGATGGCAGGAGCGAGGACTCGCAACGACCTCACCGCTTGGTCGGAACGAACTCGGTCGCGATCGGATGTCGACGCTGACCAATCAGGCGATCGGGGCGATGTTTCCGTTCTCATCGAACTACCAGATGATGGACGACGGGATCGAATACGGCTATCACGGCCACAACGGCTCTCCAATCCGAATCAACCCGTGGAACCTCGAGACGGGCCACAGCGAACTTGTCGTCGGAATGCCAGGTGCCGGGAAAACGTTCGGTGGGATCATGCGCCACCTTCGGATGATGAAGCGGCGCACCGACACGATGCTCGTCCTTGTCGATCCAGTCGGCGGCTTCCGTGGCATTGCAGATGCCCTGAACGCGAAGACGATCTCCGTCGGGGGCGATACGAAATTGAACCCGCTCGAGATCCGTCAGACGCCCCAGCACGTCCTCGAGTCCAGCGATGGGGTCTCTCCCCTTTCGGCGAAGAAAGACGAGGTCTACGCCGTTCTCGAGAACTTCCTCAACGCTCGTGATATCGAACTCGGGGCTGAGACAGGTGTCCTCTCGTATGTGATCGACGAAGCCTATCGACAGGCTGGTATCGTTGAGGACGACGTCTCGACGCACACGTCGGAGAACTCGCCGACGATGCAGGATGTCCACCGGATCCTCTGTGATATCGCCGAGAATCCGGACGAGCACAACATCGCTGCATCCGAATCCGCTCGCGAACGTGCTGCACAGTATGCCGACGAACTCGCGATTGCCTTCCAACCCTTCCGCGAGGGAGGCTCCTACGAAAACCTCTCTCATCGCTCGGAGATCGATATTCTCGAGGGTGACAACAAAGTCGTCTATATTGATCTCGGCCAGATCGAGGGGAGTGCCTCGGGGATCGATCGGCAGACGTTCCTGATGCAACTGCTGCTGTCGACGATCTACCAGCAAGCAAAGAACACCCAACGGAACGTCGAACTCGCGATCGACGAGGCACACTACCTCTTCGAGGATCAGGCCAATCTCGACTTCCTCGAGACGGCGTTCCGTCACCAGCGCCATGCCGGCCTCCGGATGGTCTTACTCTCTCAGACGGCCCAGGAGTTCTACGAGACCAAGCAGGCCGAGAAGATCATTGGGATGTGTCCGATCAAAGTCTTCCACAAACTCCCCGAATTGGACGACCGGACGGCCGACAAAATCGGGCTGACGAAAGAACAGCGCCAGTACGTCAGAGGTGCCGACGCCGGGAAAGCGGACCTCGGCTACAGTCAGGCACTCGTTCGCGTTGAGGAACACGGCACCTATCCCTTGCACGTGGTCGCAGATGAGTTTGAGAAGCGGGTTATCGACTACGAGCCAGCGGATCAGGCCTTCATCCAGCAGGCGATGAACGACGAGTCAGCGGAACTGCTCGCGTTCGAGGAATTCGTTGAGACCGAGGCACAGCAAAACGCGCTTGCGACCCGCCTCGACATCACTGCTGAGACGGCGAGCAAGCTTCTCGAGGAGGATCTCACTAAGACAGAAGTCCTTGATGCAGTCGTCGAACAGGCTCTTGAGACAGAGACGGACAGCGAAGAGGCACCGATCCAGACCGATGGCGGAGCGTCAGCTCCCGAACAGCGCACAACCGAACCCGAATATGACCACTAA
- a CDS encoding pilin translates to MSNGPDPDSVEQSAKRPDEQSTFSDQFRALSARVFPKVLPVAMWIAFFVIMTGSVTAQSDVGDVYCGTGVETGITIVFGAIAGLGLPATGFYVCRAGLSYMRAGGNPEKKNTAKERLVMSGIGFGIIVLALISPELIGNVGSQMGFEFSSCVQPF, encoded by the coding sequence ATGAGTAATGGTCCCGATCCCGATTCCGTCGAACAGTCTGCCAAACGTCCTGATGAGCAATCCACGTTCTCGGATCAGTTCCGAGCCCTGTCCGCCCGAGTGTTTCCGAAGGTGCTTCCGGTCGCCATGTGGATCGCATTCTTCGTCATTATGACTGGCTCAGTGACTGCCCAGTCGGATGTCGGTGATGTCTACTGTGGAACTGGCGTCGAAACAGGGATCACCATCGTCTTTGGAGCAATTGCTGGGCTTGGACTCCCTGCGACGGGCTTCTATGTCTGTCGAGCGGGGCTCTCGTACATGCGTGCGGGTGGTAATCCCGAGAAAAAGAACACTGCCAAAGAGCGACTGGTGATGTCGGGTATTGGCTTCGGGATTATCGTCCTTGCGCTCATCTCGCCCGAACTCATCGGCAATGTTGGAAGTCAGATGGGATTCGAGTTCTCGAGTTGCGTGCAGCCATTCTGA
- a CDS encoding IS6 family transposase — translation MRADLLSERYEADLEESWENERTATPVRAFAVRLHQTGCSLRETTTILAELGVERSHGAVWNWVHRLADSGCDPPTAKPSRVAVDETAVKINGEWSWLYSAIDIETKLILDVALFGRHGTDPAVAFLHRLTEKHDLSEAEFLVDQFGYRTALSRLGLSGQINYTDRNLIEKWFHTLKMRIDRFHNSWVGSRSSVREWLEQFMHYYNCQRPHQALDGKTPVEEVQN, via the coding sequence ATGCGCGCAGACCTGCTCAGCGAGAGATATGAGGCGGATTTAGAAGAATCTTGGGAGAACGAGCGGACGGCGACGCCCGTCAGGGCGTTCGCCGTCCGCCTCCATCAGACCGGTTGTTCTCTTCGGGAGACAACAACGATTCTCGCTGAATTAGGCGTTGAACGCTCGCATGGAGCGGTCTGGAATTGGGTACATCGGTTGGCTGATAGCGGTTGCGACCCGCCGACGGCGAAGCCGTCAAGGGTCGCGGTTGACGAGACCGCTGTCAAAATCAACGGTGAATGGTCTTGGTTGTATTCTGCAATAGACATCGAGACAAAGTTAATTCTCGATGTCGCGCTGTTTGGTCGGCACGGCACTGATCCAGCGGTTGCGTTTCTGCATAGACTCACCGAGAAACACGATCTCTCAGAGGCTGAGTTTCTCGTCGATCAGTTCGGCTATCGGACTGCGCTCTCCCGATTAGGACTGAGCGGTCAGATCAACTATACCGACCGAAACCTGATCGAAAAGTGGTTTCATACCCTCAAAATGCGGATCGACCGCTTCCATAACTCGTGGGTGGGCAGTCGGTCGAGCGTCCGCGAGTGGCTTGAACAGTTTATGCACTACTACAACTGTCAGAGACCGCACCAAGCTCTCGATGGAAAGACGCCGGTCGAGGAGGTGCAGAACTAG
- a CDS encoding IclR family transcriptional regulator: MVSDSSKGGGVKSDETLCALLEEIRESDGIRLTELANNMSLAKSSVHNHLSTMRSHGFVVKRNGEYHLGLEFFKYGQYTRNAQEIYSAAFPVLDDIAAETGETTWLMTHENGRLMYLDGRDPNNEININILIGSWEHMHANSGGKVILAHLPKGEVDEIIEHHGLPKMTDKTITDRKTLKKELKQIREQGYALNLGEGLREMHAVAVPLISQDTVEGALAVAGPTYRVSRERCEGELFERLRAAADDIGLSLIY; this comes from the coding sequence ATGGTTTCCGATTCGTCAAAAGGGGGCGGGGTCAAATCAGACGAGACTCTATGCGCTCTACTAGAGGAAATACGCGAATCTGACGGCATTAGACTGACCGAACTAGCCAACAATATGAGTTTGGCAAAGAGTTCAGTGCATAATCATTTATCGACGATGCGATCCCATGGGTTCGTCGTGAAACGAAACGGTGAATATCATCTTGGATTGGAGTTTTTCAAATATGGTCAGTACACCCGGAATGCACAAGAGATCTATTCGGCAGCCTTTCCAGTGCTCGATGATATAGCAGCAGAGACAGGCGAAACAACGTGGCTAATGACTCACGAGAACGGTCGACTAATGTACTTAGATGGGCGGGATCCCAACAATGAGATTAATATTAACATACTTATCGGGTCATGGGAACATATGCACGCCAATTCGGGGGGCAAAGTGATACTTGCACATCTTCCAAAAGGAGAAGTAGACGAGATCATTGAACACCATGGCCTTCCGAAAATGACTGACAAGACAATTACTGACCGTAAAACCCTCAAAAAAGAACTCAAACAAATTCGCGAGCAGGGGTACGCTTTGAATCTTGGTGAAGGCCTCCGTGAGATGCACGCAGTGGCAGTCCCTCTCATCTCCCAAGATACTGTTGAAGGGGCACTCGCAGTGGCAGGACCAACTTATCGAGTAAGTCGAGAGCGATGCGAAGGAGAGTTATTTGAGCGATTACGGGCTGCCGCGGACGATATTGGACTCAGTCTCATTTATTGA
- a CDS encoding HNH endonuclease, translating to MTVGTYETTVEARAIDPEFRATALARFDRTCPISGVDHPGLLDIAHVLPWSDYPEYRADLSNVLSLSKTYHAAFDQGLFTIDQDYRVRVNPAFETESELLRRTILDCAIVESGSLCSGTRRRLACLVVSRRSDERCE from the coding sequence ATGACTGTAGGCACCTACGAGACAACCGTTGAAGCACGAGCGATCGACCCGGAGTTTCGAGCGACCGCCCTAGCGAGGTTCGACCGGACGTGTCCGATCTCGGGTGTGGACCATCCAGGGCTACTGGACATTGCGCACGTCCTCCCGTGGAGCGACTATCCGGAGTACCGAGCTGACCTGTCCAACGTGCTGTCGCTCAGCAAGACATATCACGCAGCGTTTGACCAAGGGCTGTTCACTATCGATCAGGACTACCGAGTGAGGGTGAACCCTGCCTTCGAGACAGAAAGCGAATTACTGCGACGGACAATCCTTGATTGTGCTATAGTAGAATCTGGAAGTCTTTGTAGTGGCACCCGCCGAAGATTGGCGTGTCTCGTTGTCTCTCGAAGATCGGATGAGAGGTGTGAGTAG
- a CDS encoding type IV secretory system conjugative DNA transfer family protein, giving the protein MVFDRFFGHGGDNSSGNQRSEHTSGDEASGDDQTDATTSTPLSSDQQSAAGEQYQIVDQDTTRVGGKPILTETADEGTVAGPFVREMFEAGMYDAPSPLWVGYTEDPQTGFREAPLRFDSLFRHNWIAGTTGYGKTTQLLNMMVQWAYSGYGFTYFDPKGRDSRELLRMLPKHRLEDVVWIEPGSTTHENTVGMNFLEVPNCETTEELENEIENRVENLKAVFDTSDYWGINMEAITESMARAMMKSEQPFSVIDMYFILLNADRREDFALDVEDPYIREFCLEIANMEEETVRPLLKRIKSWVENSVIRRIIAHRESTINFRDIIENDRIVIVRTPVENTDIKKMVTLGVMRNLWSAIQRRSYELDTDPDPYFVLCDEFDDIASDNLDIESMLARARSMRLSVTLASQYPSQFDEDTLKAMQNNCDNLLTFSVNDSDDAELLMKRFRDYTAEDLITTDQFKVWTRIPLSGGRYSEPVLIRTFPPYPPLREPDAVDRIIEQSLERYGTDPLTDAEILQDLIYSDSNEAANPKQIVEETMAEAVRAVQIRESVRAENGWVDVTIVDEELAARLENTEPEIDVTPEDLPDVREESQLLEVTLQNDDIVVRLTDDGETVVEPETGTVRSAGSSIHDAVLLETETALTERGFSVEILEQDGSEQPDAIATHPDHDVVFNIEAETTTPKRPVKVLQNLKRAHEADRIPIFVVRPGDSETEWATRVENILSPPLQERADGTEQFYNCDEVVTFGGGATAHGGVTAVRPKTSETNRTVWTRGNGEIVLSDGETAFARVPDAGSLSKDSVPAYYSHDRETGQYTVYESGENHVYDSRDDFEEEWTPIKRPFIPTLDLPNEDYSRDSYVVLILSPSDGPIVFQRGETYPLSENPDREELWPTESTVTSTHSDGPAAEQGENALSRLEESASSTTDASIDVDPSGDGVEAFAAMYVRHVEGARIPQNHVFQAYDTWTAQHDIDGTTKGWFTRKLRKVVDLDTDRSRVDGERIQYYTGLALTQEGQALRDQ; this is encoded by the coding sequence ATGGTATTTGATCGGTTCTTCGGACACGGTGGAGATAATTCGAGTGGCAACCAACGTAGTGAGCACACATCAGGAGACGAGGCATCCGGTGACGACCAGACAGATGCCACGACTAGCACGCCATTGTCGTCTGACCAGCAATCAGCCGCTGGTGAACAATACCAGATCGTCGACCAAGACACGACCCGTGTCGGTGGCAAGCCGATCCTCACGGAAACGGCCGACGAAGGGACGGTTGCAGGCCCATTCGTCCGAGAAATGTTTGAAGCTGGGATGTACGACGCACCGTCCCCACTCTGGGTCGGCTATACGGAGGATCCCCAGACTGGCTTTCGCGAGGCTCCGCTCCGATTTGACTCGCTCTTCCGGCACAACTGGATTGCAGGGACGACCGGCTACGGAAAGACGACTCAACTCTTGAATATGATGGTGCAGTGGGCCTATTCGGGGTACGGCTTCACGTACTTCGATCCGAAGGGCCGTGATTCTCGAGAACTTCTCCGGATGCTCCCCAAGCATCGCCTCGAGGACGTGGTCTGGATCGAGCCCGGGTCGACCACCCACGAGAATACGGTCGGAATGAATTTCCTCGAGGTGCCTAACTGCGAGACGACTGAGGAACTCGAAAATGAGATTGAAAACCGGGTCGAGAACCTGAAAGCGGTCTTCGACACCTCCGATTACTGGGGCATCAACATGGAAGCAATCACTGAGTCAATGGCTCGAGCCATGATGAAATCCGAGCAGCCGTTTTCGGTCATCGATATGTATTTCATCTTGCTGAATGCCGATCGACGGGAGGATTTCGCACTCGACGTCGAGGATCCCTATATCCGAGAATTCTGTCTCGAGATTGCGAATATGGAAGAGGAGACGGTTCGACCACTTCTGAAACGGATCAAGTCCTGGGTTGAGAACTCAGTGATTCGTCGGATTATCGCTCACCGGGAGAGTACGATCAACTTCCGCGATATCATTGAGAACGATCGAATCGTCATCGTTCGAACGCCGGTCGAGAACACGGACATCAAGAAGATGGTGACGCTGGGTGTGATGCGGAATTTGTGGAGTGCGATTCAGCGGCGGTCGTACGAACTCGATACCGATCCAGACCCCTACTTCGTTCTCTGTGACGAGTTCGACGATATCGCGAGCGACAATCTCGATATCGAGTCGATGCTCGCCCGTGCTCGATCGATGCGGTTGTCGGTGACCCTGGCTTCGCAGTATCCCTCTCAGTTTGACGAGGACACGCTGAAAGCGATGCAGAACAACTGTGATAACCTCCTCACGTTCTCGGTCAACGACAGCGACGATGCCGAGTTATTGATGAAACGCTTCCGCGACTACACGGCAGAGGACCTCATCACGACCGACCAGTTCAAAGTCTGGACGCGGATCCCGCTCTCGGGCGGGCGTTACTCTGAACCGGTCTTGATCCGGACGTTTCCGCCATATCCGCCCCTTCGGGAACCAGATGCTGTCGATCGAATCATCGAACAGAGTCTCGAGCGATATGGGACTGATCCGTTGACGGATGCTGAGATCCTGCAGGATCTCATCTATAGTGATTCGAACGAAGCAGCGAACCCCAAGCAGATTGTCGAGGAAACGATGGCGGAAGCCGTTCGTGCAGTTCAGATTCGAGAGAGTGTGCGGGCGGAAAACGGCTGGGTCGATGTCACTATCGTCGACGAGGAACTCGCGGCCCGTCTCGAGAATACTGAGCCTGAGATCGACGTTACACCCGAAGACTTGCCTGACGTTCGTGAGGAATCCCAATTACTCGAGGTTACGCTGCAGAACGACGATATCGTAGTTCGGCTCACTGACGACGGAGAAACAGTGGTTGAACCAGAGACAGGCACTGTCAGATCTGCCGGTAGCTCTATACACGATGCAGTTCTCCTCGAGACGGAAACAGCGCTTACAGAGCGTGGGTTCAGTGTCGAAATTCTCGAGCAGGACGGAAGCGAGCAACCGGACGCCATCGCGACGCATCCAGATCACGACGTCGTGTTTAACATCGAGGCTGAGACAACGACGCCAAAGCGACCCGTCAAGGTCTTGCAGAATCTCAAGCGAGCCCACGAAGCAGATCGGATTCCGATCTTCGTCGTTCGACCAGGTGACTCCGAGACAGAGTGGGCGACTCGAGTCGAGAATATCCTCTCGCCACCGCTGCAAGAGCGAGCCGATGGGACTGAACAGTTCTATAACTGCGACGAGGTCGTGACCTTCGGTGGTGGTGCGACCGCTCACGGTGGCGTCACTGCCGTTCGGCCCAAGACGTCTGAGACGAATCGGACGGTTTGGACACGAGGGAACGGTGAGATCGTCCTTTCAGACGGTGAAACAGCGTTTGCCCGCGTTCCAGATGCGGGCTCCCTCTCGAAAGACAGTGTGCCAGCCTACTATAGCCATGATCGAGAAACCGGCCAGTATACTGTCTACGAGAGTGGAGAAAACCATGTCTACGACTCGAGAGATGACTTTGAGGAGGAGTGGACGCCGATCAAACGGCCGTTCATTCCTACTCTTGACCTCCCAAATGAGGACTATTCACGCGACAGCTACGTCGTGTTGATTTTGTCACCTAGTGATGGGCCCATAGTCTTCCAGCGTGGTGAAACGTATCCACTGTCCGAAAACCCAGACCGTGAGGAATTGTGGCCGACAGAATCAACGGTTACATCGACTCACTCCGATGGCCCAGCTGCTGAGCAGGGTGAGAATGCATTGTCGAGACTGGAGGAATCTGCTTCGTCGACAACGGATGCATCGATTGATGTCGATCCAAGTGGAGACGGTGTCGAAGCGTTTGCAGCGATGTACGTCAGACATGTTGAGGGCGCCAGAATCCCACAGAATCACGTGTTTCAGGCGTACGATACCTGGACTGCACAGCATGATATTGACGGAACAACGAAAGGCTGGTTCACCCGGAAGTTACGAAAGGTCGTAGATCTCGATACTGATCGCTCGAGAGTCGACGGAGAGCGAATCCAGTACTACACCGGACTGGCCCTAACACAAGAAGGACAGGCACTCCGTGACCAATGA